A region of Deltaproteobacteria bacterium DNA encodes the following proteins:
- a CDS encoding molybdopterin-dependent oxidoreductase, which yields MGKREEIHNFCGVCHLSCAVVATVEDGKLISIRPDKNSNFRHEICPQAKGPLTTLGVENHPDRLKHPLRRVGKRGESKYERVSWDEALDAIAEKFLAIKARYGPESIAFLLGEPKSMETIFAHRLATVFGTPNVITPGGLCGVPRQEAYYYTMGRSPLPDCPEAVKKPDDPLPKLLIFWGADGRRYLGRHVLKMKKDPANDMKIVVIDPMRTWVVENHADWWVRPRPASDGALAMGLLKIIIEEGLYDKDYVAKWTVGFERFREEIKKFTLDDVAEMTWIPKEDILKLARMYATTKPASIQEGNSLEFMENSFDTFRVTSILRTITGNLNVPGGDVFLTPAKHARPGSLMLLGKVGRDKGKMLGRELRGVQRWSFVPYQALVKANLDEGYHYPIRAVMCCLTNPLVSYPDSVATYNAFMKMDLIVVQELFHTPTTAVADYVLPAAWTWEDTTIGYWGGRWEEYRSYKQVVPPPGEAWTDAKIFNELGKKLGLGQYFWKDDHEALEELLQGSGITFKDFLVTRKLYPKKEYKKPEEQPFKTPSGKVEIYSERLAEEGLSPMPTWEGITRFPKPTEEYPLILTSYKENMFMLTGFKMIGALRKVVPDPLVRLHPDTAKKYGLVDGEWITIETPKGKITQKLQYDAYTYPQTVNASWGWWFPEEGPETMYGWKKSNFNVLTDYKVMAPPVGTPEIKGIPCRVSKA from the coding sequence ATGGGAAAGCGTGAAGAGATCCATAATTTTTGCGGGGTCTGTCATCTGTCCTGTGCCGTCGTCGCCACCGTTGAAGACGGGAAACTCATTTCGATACGGCCGGATAAGAATAGTAATTTCCGCCATGAGATTTGTCCCCAGGCCAAGGGCCCGCTGACTACCCTGGGAGTGGAAAATCACCCCGATCGTCTGAAGCACCCCTTGAGGCGGGTGGGGAAAAGAGGGGAGAGCAAATATGAACGGGTTTCCTGGGATGAAGCCCTGGACGCCATTGCCGAAAAATTTTTGGCTATCAAGGCCAGATACGGTCCGGAGAGTATTGCTTTTCTCCTCGGTGAACCCAAGAGCATGGAAACGATTTTTGCCCATCGGCTGGCCACCGTTTTCGGAACCCCCAATGTGATAACCCCGGGCGGTCTCTGCGGCGTACCCAGGCAGGAAGCCTATTACTATACCATGGGGCGGTCCCCATTGCCGGATTGCCCTGAGGCTGTCAAAAAACCGGATGATCCGCTGCCCAAGCTGTTGATCTTCTGGGGAGCCGACGGGCGGCGTTATTTGGGCCGGCACGTCCTTAAAATGAAAAAGGACCCGGCCAACGACATGAAGATCGTGGTTATCGACCCCATGCGGACCTGGGTGGTTGAAAACCATGCCGACTGGTGGGTCCGTCCCCGGCCGGCCAGCGACGGTGCCCTGGCCATGGGGCTGTTGAAAATCATCATTGAAGAAGGTCTTTACGATAAAGATTACGTGGCCAAATGGACGGTCGGGTTTGAGCGGTTCCGGGAGGAGATAAAGAAATTCACTCTCGACGATGTCGCCGAGATGACCTGGATACCCAAGGAAGATATCCTGAAACTGGCCAGGATGTATGCCACCACCAAGCCGGCTTCCATTCAGGAGGGGAATTCCCTCGAATTCATGGAAAACAGTTTCGATACCTTCCGGGTGACCTCCATATTACGCACCATAACCGGAAACCTCAACGTCCCCGGCGGGGATGTATTTTTAACCCCGGCCAAACATGCCAGGCCGGGCAGCCTTATGCTTTTGGGGAAAGTCGGCCGTGATAAAGGCAAGATGCTCGGCAGGGAGTTGCGAGGCGTGCAGCGCTGGTCATTCGTTCCCTATCAGGCGCTGGTGAAGGCCAACCTGGATGAAGGGTATCATTATCCCATCCGGGCGGTCATGTGCTGTCTGACCAACCCCCTGGTCAGTTATCCGGATTCTGTGGCCACTTACAACGCCTTTATGAAAATGGACCTGATTGTGGTCCAGGAACTGTTTCATACCCCCACGACCGCCGTCGCCGACTATGTGCTGCCTGCTGCCTGGACCTGGGAAGACACGACTATAGGCTATTGGGGCGGACGCTGGGAGGAGTACCGTTCTTATAAGCAGGTAGTCCCTCCGCCGGGGGAAGCCTGGACGGATGCTAAAATTTTCAACGAATTGGGGAAAAAACTGGGGTTGGGGCAATACTTCTGGAAAGATGATCATGAAGCCCTGGAGGAGCTTCTCCAGGGTTCCGGGATCACTTTCAAGGATTTCCTGGTCACCCGGAAACTGTATCCCAAAAAGGAATATAAGAAGCCGGAAGAACAACCCTTTAAAACCCCCTCAGGCAAGGTAGAGATCTACTCCGAACGATTGGCGGAAGAAGGTCTCTCTCCCATGCCCACCTGGGAAGGGATCACCCGGTTTCCCAAGCCGACGGAAGAATATCCCCTGATCCTGACCAGTTATAAAGAGAACATGTTTATGCTTACCGGATTCAAGATGATTGGCGCCTTGCGCAAAGTGGTTCCGGATCCCCTAGTCCGCTTGCACCCGGATACGGCCAAAAAATATGGCCTCGTGGATGGCGAATGGATCACCATCGAAACGCCGAAGGGCAAGATAACCCAGAAGCTCCAATACGATGCGTATACCTATCCGCAAACAGTCAACGCCTCCTGGGGATGGTGGTTTCCTGAAGAAGGTCCGGAGACTATGTATGGCTGGAAGAAATCGAACTTTAATGTTCTGACGGATTACAAAGTGATGGCGCCGCCTGTGGGCACCCCGGAAATAAAAGGCATTCCCTGCCGGGTGTCTAAAGCTTGA
- a CDS encoding AMP-binding protein — MAELNRPIRYTQEMIEDYFAKGYWTDDTTSRLWTKNARLYPDREAFVSAERRLTWSQVKMMSDRVAWGLVEMGLKRGEMLLVLLGNCFESYLVRVACEKAGILCATALMTVRESEIEYILKNFGVTGIIIPRKFRNFDYCSAVKEIRTRTPELKHILLTGDEEVPGTVSFEKMMDPPLEKKYGSEDFSKTEITATEISVIAMTSGTTGAPKGVEHAQCARMAVAHCYRDQVGLSGDDVVLNIISGVAGLGAGFNYNGAAPLAGAKSVLLEIWEVEETLRLIEREKATVLVCVPAQLTQIVRAPSLKQFDLSSLRCVSVGTAPLPTSLAIEVEETMKIPVVNTYGQLDGGVVSYTAIDDIPEVRRLTVGKPARGMVIQFINEEGREDSSGEVVYSGPTTSGGYYKDVRSTLEAWKSLGLEGRFRSGDLGRLDASGNLLLMGRKKDVIIRGGQNIYPVEVEGLLLNHPKVKSVAIIPMPDPVMGEKPCAYVALNPGEHFTFEEMVVFLKEKKIALYKIPERLEVLEELPLRGYQKVAKIELQKDLHEKMKREGNL, encoded by the coding sequence ATGGCGGAATTAAATAGACCCATACGATACACCCAGGAAATGATTGAAGACTATTTCGCCAAAGGGTATTGGACAGACGATACCACTTCCCGTCTTTGGACGAAGAATGCCAGGCTCTACCCCGACAGGGAGGCCTTCGTGTCGGCTGAGAGGAGGCTGACCTGGTCCCAGGTCAAAATGATGTCGGACCGGGTGGCCTGGGGACTGGTGGAAATGGGCCTGAAAAGAGGCGAGATGCTTCTGGTCCTCCTGGGCAATTGTTTTGAGTCCTATCTGGTTCGCGTCGCCTGTGAAAAGGCGGGTATCCTTTGTGCGACCGCCTTAATGACGGTGAGGGAAAGCGAGATAGAATATATATTGAAAAATTTCGGGGTGACCGGGATCATCATTCCCCGGAAATTCAGAAATTTTGATTATTGTTCGGCGGTCAAAGAGATCCGGACAAGGACCCCGGAATTAAAACATATCCTTCTCACCGGAGATGAGGAAGTGCCGGGAACGGTTTCTTTTGAAAAAATGATGGACCCGCCCCTGGAAAAAAAATACGGATCGGAAGATTTCAGTAAAACCGAAATAACGGCTACGGAGATATCGGTCATCGCCATGACCAGTGGAACCACCGGGGCCCCCAAAGGGGTGGAGCATGCCCAATGCGCCCGCATGGCCGTGGCCCATTGCTATCGCGATCAGGTCGGCTTGTCCGGTGATGACGTGGTATTGAATATCATCAGTGGCGTCGCCGGACTGGGCGCCGGATTTAATTACAACGGCGCAGCCCCTCTGGCGGGAGCCAAGAGCGTATTGCTGGAGATCTGGGAGGTGGAGGAGACCTTGCGGCTGATTGAAAGGGAGAAGGCCACGGTCCTGGTCTGTGTCCCCGCCCAATTAACCCAAATCGTCCGGGCTCCTAGCCTTAAACAGTTTGACCTGAGTTCCCTTCGATGCGTCAGTGTCGGAACCGCTCCTTTGCCGACCAGTCTGGCCATAGAGGTCGAAGAAACCATGAAGATCCCCGTGGTCAATACCTATGGTCAACTGGACGGGGGTGTCGTTTCCTATACGGCCATTGATGATATCCCTGAAGTCCGGCGCTTAACCGTGGGGAAACCGGCCCGCGGGATGGTCATCCAGTTTATCAACGAAGAGGGGCGGGAGGATTCTTCCGGCGAGGTCGTCTATTCCGGACCGACAACCAGCGGCGGTTATTATAAAGACGTCCGATCGACCCTGGAGGCCTGGAAAAGCCTCGGATTGGAGGGCCGGTTCAGGAGCGGAGATTTGGGACGATTAGATGCATCGGGTAATTTGCTCCTCATGGGCCGCAAAAAGGACGTTATTATTCGGGGCGGGCAGAATATCTATCCGGTGGAAGTCGAAGGATTGCTGCTTAACCATCCCAAGGTCAAAAGCGTGGCCATCATTCCCATGCCTGATCCCGTCATGGGAGAAAAACCCTGTGCCTATGTGGCCCTGAATCCCGGAGAACACTTTACCTTTGAAGAAATGGTGGTCTTCCTGAAAGAAAAGAAGATCGCCCTTTATAAAATACCCGAACGGCTCGAGGTCCTGGAGGAATTGCCGCTCAGGGGGTATCAAAAAGTAGCCAAGATAGAATTGCAAAAAGATCTTCATGAAAAAATGAAAAGGGAAGGGAATCTCTGA